TTCAGCATCGCTCTTTTTCGGCATTTTCATTGCAGCCATGATTTTGTTAAAAGCTTCCGTGTCCCTGTCAACGTCCCGTATAAACTCTTCCTTAAGCTGTTGTGCCTTTACGCTTATCTCATCCATCTCCTGTTTGAAAGATTTGTAGCCCTTTTTATCAAATGTAAGTGCAGCTACCATTGCAGAAAGGGCGCTGCTTAAACCTCCTGCAAGAGATGCAACACTTCCTCCTCCCGGAGCAGGTGCATCAGTGGATAGCAGATCTGTAAAATCATCAATCCTCATACTTGTAAGATCGTTCTTTTTATCCAATTGATATTCAATGACTTTCTTCTCTTTTTCAAACGAGTAGATATCTCCAAGGCCCATGGATAAAACTGCTATGTGGATTAATTCCGAATCCGGTACTCCGGAAGGTTTCCCCTGTTTTTTCAGATAATACCTGCCTGCATCTTTTAAAGCATCAAGAGGAATCAATCCGACAAGTTCGCTTCCGGTTACTCTTGCGCCCAGTTTTTCAGCAAGATTGCAGCATTCATCAAAAACAATATGAGGAGGCGTTATTTTGTAGTTGGTAAGATTCATGGAGACCTGAGCTCTGCCGAAGTCCTCCATGTACCATCCTACAGCTTTACAGTTCGTAAACTTACCGGGGACTCTTAATTTATTTCCTTTTTCATCTTTTACTATTTTACCTTTTGAGTCCCTCTTTAGCCGTCCTTTTTCCCGGATTGTAAAAGCAATTTCTTTTGCAATATTTGTGTTTCTCGTGTTAAGATTAATATTGTATGCAATAAGAAATTCCCTTGCACCTATGACAGTCGCACCTGCTGTTGGATTGAATACTGCAGGCCCGAAATCAGGTTTCCAATGGGGATCCTTTAACTTCTCCTCCAGCCCCTCATACTCTCCTGCTCTGATATTTGCAAGATTTTCTCTTTCAGGAGTGCTTGCAGCAGATTCGTAAAGATAGACAGGAATTCCAAGCTCTTCACCTACACGTTTCCCGAGTTTTTTTGCAAGGTCTGCGCACTCTTCCATTGTAATGCCTGAAACAGGAACAAACGGGCACACGTCAGTAGCGCCCATTCTTGCGTGAGCGCCTGTCTGAGTCCGCATGTCAATAATTTCAGATGCCTTTTTAATAGCCCGGAACCCAGCTTCAACAGTGCTTTCGGGATCTCCGACAAATGTTATAACTGTTCTGTTTGTGTCTTTGCCGGGATCAACATCAAGAAGTTTAACATTTTTCACAGCATCAATGACATCTGATATCTGTTTGATTTTGGCCATATCCCGGCCTTCACTGAAATTCGGTACACATTCGACTATTTTTAACATAGAATCTCCGTCAATGCTTTTACTGATTTATTTTTTTACTCGTTAAGAGAACCGATCTCTTTTTCAACTTCTTCCAGAATCTCGCAGGATTTGACAAGCTGCTTCATAGTTGTGTGGTCTGCATAAAGGGGCCGGTCAATTTCCAGAAATTCCACGTGGCGTCTTATAACGTTTTTAGCGGTCTGGACACCTTTGCCTAATTTGTGCTCGCGTAAATCAAGAGCCTGTGCAGCAGCCATGAATTCAATTCCAAGAATTCCGTAGGCATTATCCAGAATCTGAAAGTTCTTGATAGCAGTGTTCATTCCCATACTTACAAAATCTTCCTGATCTGCAGCAGCCGGAATGGATTGAATTGATGCAGGCATTGAAAGGATTCTCTGCTCAACAATCTGCATATCAGCAGTATACTGGCTGAGCATAAGGCCGGACATCATTCCTGCACCTTTAGTCAGGAATGGAGGAAGCCCTCCACTGAGTGCAGGGTTGTTCAGCCTGTTCATCCTTCTTTCGGACATAACAGATACCATTGTTACTGCAACACCAGCCATATCCATTGGCAGAGAAACAGGTGTTCCCTGAAAATTCGCTCCTGAAAGCTGAGTGTTAAGATCAGGAAAGAAGATGGGATTATCTCCGACACCGTTCAGCTCAATCTCAACCTGAGATCTTGCAAATTCAAGAGCATCGTGTGCAGCGCCTATTACCTGAGGTGTGGAGCGCATGGAATATGCATCCTGTACCTTTACTTTCAGA
The bacterium DNA segment above includes these coding regions:
- the ftcD gene encoding glutamate formimidoyltransferase, with product MLKIVECVPNFSEGRDMAKIKQISDVIDAVKNVKLLDVDPGKDTNRTVITFVGDPESTVEAGFRAIKKASEIIDMRTQTGAHARMGATDVCPFVPVSGITMEECADLAKKLGKRVGEELGIPVYLYESAASTPERENLANIRAGEYEGLEEKLKDPHWKPDFGPAVFNPTAGATVIGAREFLIAYNINLNTRNTNIAKEIAFTIREKGRLKRDSKGKIVKDEKGNKLRVPGKFTNCKAVGWYMEDFGRAQVSMNLTNYKITPPHIVFDECCNLAEKLGARVTGSELVGLIPLDALKDAGRYYLKKQGKPSGVPDSELIHIAVLSMGLGDIYSFEKEKKVIEYQLDKKNDLTSMRIDDFTDLLSTDAPAPGGGSVASLAGGLSSALSAMVAALTFDKKGYKSFKQEMDEISVKAQQLKEEFIRDVDRDTEAFNKIMAAMKMPKKSDAEKTARNLAITEATKEATLVPFGVLKRSGEASIIARKIAENGNRNSVSDAGVAALCAQTAAEGAYLNVIINLTGIDDKEFYNKIKDEAKKIKEEVVAVCRETIKITEKIIEENK